The following proteins come from a genomic window of Gammaproteobacteria bacterium:
- the grxD gene encoding Grx4 family monothiol glutaredoxin yields the protein MEILEVIDQQVKSNPVIIYMKGTPQMPMCGFSSRAVQALRACDADFAFVNVLEDAEVFENLPRYANWPTFPQIYINGELIGGCDITLELYQRGELQKMVDDLKAQKEAQG from the coding sequence ATGGAAATTTTAGAAGTCATCGACCAACAGGTCAAAAGCAACCCCGTCATCATCTACATGAAAGGCACACCGCAGATGCCGATGTGCGGCTTCTCCAGCCGCGCCGTCCAGGCCCTGCGTGCCTGCGACGCCGACTTTGCCTTTGTCAATGTGCTCGAAGACGCGGAAGTCTTCGAAAACCTGCCCCGCTACGCCAACTGGCCCACCTTCCCGCAGATCTACATCAACGGCGAACTGATCGGCGGCTGCGACATCACTCTGGAACTTTACCAGCGTGGTGAGTTGCAGAAGATGGTGGACGATTTGAAGGCACAAAAGGAGGCGCAGGGCTGA
- a CDS encoding N-acetylglutaminylglutamine amidotransferase gives MCGICGELRFDGGAPDLAALQRMMAQLARRGPDNEGGYSSGPVALGHRRLAIIDLSGRANQPMVDSELGLVVVFNGTIYNYRTLRTELQALGYRFFSEGDTEVIIKAYAAWGSACVERLKGMFAFAVWDSRKQHLFLARDRLGIKPLYYSRNGQTLRFASSLQALLAAGNVDVSIDPAALHHQLTLHAVVPAPRTILNGVRKLEPATTLTVDARGATTFNTYWRLNATRPTTTRNETEWVEAVHTTLRNAVQSHLSAADVPVGVLLSGGLDSSLLVALLAEAGVSDLRTFSVGFEDQPEERGSEFEYSDLVVQRYGTRHHKYTVPNSDILDRLPEAIRAMAEPMVGQDAVAFYLLAERVSQEVKVVQSGQGADEVFGGYFWYPLMQAEAGTDLERFRKHYFDRSHAEFLETVAARYHGEDHTSAIVAALLAAPGADTFLDRVLRMDVTTLIVDDPVKRVDNMTMAWGLEARVPFLDHHVVELAAQMPVELKLREGGKYPLKAIARGRLPDAVIDRPKGYFPVPALKYVRGPFLEFMRGVLDSQACRNRGLFQRGYVEKLLAAPEKYLTPLQGSKLWHLALLECWLQLNVDAK, from the coding sequence ATGTGCGGCATCTGTGGTGAATTGCGATTTGACGGCGGCGCGCCCGATTTGGCAGCGTTGCAACGTATGATGGCTCAGCTCGCGCGGCGCGGGCCGGACAACGAGGGCGGTTACTCCTCCGGCCCGGTTGCGCTGGGACACCGGCGGCTTGCGATCATTGATCTTTCCGGGCGAGCCAACCAGCCTATGGTAGACAGTGAACTGGGCCTTGTTGTGGTGTTCAACGGCACAATCTACAACTACCGCACCCTGCGCACTGAGCTGCAAGCCCTTGGCTATCGCTTTTTTTCCGAAGGCGACACTGAAGTCATCATCAAGGCCTATGCCGCATGGGGTTCCGCCTGCGTCGAGCGGCTGAAAGGTATGTTCGCCTTCGCGGTGTGGGATAGCCGTAAGCAGCACTTGTTTCTTGCGCGCGACCGCTTGGGTATCAAGCCGCTCTATTACAGCCGCAATGGGCAAACCCTGCGTTTTGCCTCCAGCCTGCAAGCCCTGCTGGCGGCGGGCAATGTGGATGTCTCCATTGATCCGGCTGCGCTGCACCATCAATTGACATTGCATGCAGTGGTACCTGCGCCGCGCACTATCCTCAACGGCGTGCGCAAACTGGAACCGGCCACTACACTAACGGTGGATGCGCGGGGCGCCACCACTTTCAATACCTACTGGCGGCTCAATGCGACGCGGCCAACCACCACCAGGAACGAAACTGAATGGGTAGAGGCCGTCCACACCACGCTGCGCAATGCGGTACAAAGCCATCTAAGCGCGGCGGATGTGCCGGTGGGCGTACTGCTCTCGGGCGGGCTTGATTCAAGCCTGCTGGTGGCACTGCTCGCCGAGGCGGGCGTAAGTGATCTGCGCACCTTTTCGGTAGGCTTTGAAGACCAGCCAGAGGAGCGCGGCAGCGAGTTTGAATATTCGGATCTGGTGGTGCAACGTTATGGCACGCGCCACCACAAATACACCGTCCCCAACAGCGACATCCTGGATCGCCTGCCCGAGGCGATACGCGCCATGGCCGAGCCGATGGTGGGCCAGGATGCCGTGGCGTTTTACCTGCTCGCCGAGCGCGTCTCCCAGGAAGTGAAGGTGGTACAGAGCGGCCAGGGCGCGGACGAGGTGTTCGGCGGCTACTTCTGGTATCCGCTGATGCAGGCCGAAGCAGGCACTGATCTGGAGCGCTTCCGCAAACACTATTTCGACCGCAGCCATGCCGAATTTCTTGAAACCGTTGCCGCACGTTATCACGGTGAAGACCATACATCGGCAATAGTGGCGGCACTGCTCGCCGCGCCCGGCGCGGACACTTTTCTGGATCGCGTATTGCGCATGGATGTGACGACACTGATCGTCGATGATCCGGTCAAGCGCGTCGACAATATGACCATGGCCTGGGGACTGGAGGCGCGCGTGCCGTTTCTCGATCATCATGTGGTGGAACTGGCCGCGCAGATGCCGGTGGAGCTGAAGCTGAGAGAAGGCGGCAAATACCCGCTCAAAGCTATTGCGCGCGGGCGTCTGCCGGATGCCGTAATCGACCGCCCCAAGGGCTATTTCCCAGTGCCCGCCCTCAAGTACGTGCGCGGGCCTTTCCTGGAATTCATGCGCGGCGTACTGGATTCGCAGGCATGCCGCAACCGCGGGTTGTTCCAGCGCGGTTACGTGGAAAAACTGCTCGCCGCACCGGAGAAATACCTGACACCGCTGCAAGGCAGCAAACTGTGGCACTTGGCGCTACTGGAGTGCTGGTTGCAGTTGAATGTCGACGCAAAATAA
- a CDS encoding OmpA family protein codes for MKKRNVAYALTASAALLVCAQAGAGESDSRWYVAPSVSFIGADDDRQVKNHLGGQLGVGRSVSDSWNLEFSGVGDNLHRDDGVNTFRQRGLLLDGLYFFSRSPGFSPYAVIGAGALRTTYSGSRNTNPMANAGLGVMHTFNDYGLGLRADARYRVDRDDNSIPAEKRFGDWLVNVGLVIPLGAKAVAPVAMAAPVVAAVVAPPAPPADSDNDGVVDKKDRCPNTPAGAGVNADGCEMDSDADGVVDSKDRCPNTPAGARVNAEGCELDSDADGVVDSKDRCPNTPAGAKVSAEGCELDSDADGVVDSKDRCPDSKAGVKVDGNGCEIAEVIVLKGVNFETGTDRLTKDSISILNGVADTLSKRPEITVEVAGYTDNRGSAALNQKLSQKRAKMVADYLVSHGVKADKLSAKGYGAANPVADNSTAAGKAQNRRVELHILQ; via the coding sequence ATGAAAAAAAGAAATGTGGCCTATGCGTTAACTGCCTCGGCGGCACTGCTGGTTTGTGCTCAAGCCGGTGCGGGAGAGTCGGATAGTCGCTGGTATGTGGCGCCATCGGTATCGTTCATCGGTGCGGATGATGATCGCCAGGTCAAGAATCACCTGGGTGGACAGCTTGGCGTCGGCAGGTCGGTGAGCGACTCCTGGAATCTGGAATTCAGCGGTGTCGGCGATAATCTGCATAGAGATGATGGTGTGAACACCTTTCGGCAGCGCGGCCTGCTTCTGGATGGATTGTACTTCTTTAGTCGCAGCCCTGGTTTTTCCCCTTATGCCGTAATCGGCGCAGGTGCCCTCAGGACTACCTATTCCGGGAGCCGCAACACTAATCCTATGGCCAATGCCGGTTTGGGCGTGATGCACACCTTTAACGATTACGGTCTGGGCCTGCGTGCCGATGCGCGTTACCGCGTGGACCGCGATGACAACAGCATCCCTGCCGAGAAACGCTTTGGCGACTGGCTGGTCAATGTGGGTCTGGTGATTCCATTGGGCGCGAAAGCAGTTGCGCCGGTAGCAATGGCAGCGCCCGTCGTGGCAGCAGTGGTTGCCCCGCCCGCTCCCCCTGCTGATAGCGATAACGACGGTGTGGTGGATAAAAAAGATCGTTGCCCCAATACGCCTGCCGGTGCCGGGGTCAATGCCGACGGCTGTGAAATGGACAGCGACGCAGATGGCGTTGTGGACAGCAAGGACCGTTGCCCGAACACGCCTGCCGGTGCCAGGGTCAATGCAGAAGGCTGTGAACTGGACAGCGACGCAGATGGTGTTGTAGACAGCAAGGACCGTTGCCCGAACACGCCTGCCGGTGCCAAGGTCAGTGCCGAAGGTTGTGAGTTGGATAGCGATGCGGACGGCGTTGTAGACAGCAAAGACCGCTGCCCTGACAGCAAGGCGGGCGTCAAGGTTGATGGCAACGGCTGCGAGATCGCCGAGGTTATCGTGCTCAAGGGCGTGAACTTCGAGACGGGAACGGATCGTTTGACCAAGGACTCCATCAGCATTCTTAACGGTGTTGCCGACACCTTGTCGAAGCGCCCGGAGATCACTGTCGAAGTGGCCGGTTACACCGACAATCGCGGTTCCGCTGCGCTGAATCAGAAGCTGTCACAGAAGCGCGCGAAGATGGTTGCCGATTACCTGGTCAGCCATGGCGTAAAAGCGGATAAACTGAGCGCGAAGGGCTACGGCGCGGCCAATCCAGTGGCGGACAACAGCACTGCGGCAGGAAAGGCGCAGAACCGCCGTGTGGAACTGCATATCCTGCAGTGA
- a CDS encoding DUF481 domain-containing protein, with translation MPIRNIAATIVLLGATVPAMAEEAPKPWKGEAGLGVVATSGNTETTTVKASAGVIYEKEQWRHTGKFDALNSSDAVRTTAERYLLSGKSDYKFDELNYMFGSVGYESDRFAGFDYRLTEVLGYGRRVINQSNLTLDLEAGPGARQTKFKTGDSDSELIGRVAGNLLWKLSPTASFTQNVTSDFGSKSTVTRSITALTAQVAGNLAMKLSFTARHISDVPVAAKKTDTETAVTLVYGF, from the coding sequence ATGCCTATCAGAAATATTGCAGCAACAATCGTGTTATTGGGCGCCACCGTTCCGGCGATGGCGGAAGAGGCCCCCAAGCCATGGAAGGGCGAGGCGGGGTTGGGTGTGGTTGCGACCAGCGGTAATACCGAGACCACAACGGTCAAGGCCTCCGCTGGCGTGATATACGAGAAGGAACAATGGCGCCACACCGGAAAATTCGATGCCCTGAATTCATCCGACGCTGTGCGTACAACGGCAGAGCGTTACCTGCTGTCCGGCAAGAGTGATTACAAGTTTGATGAATTGAATTACATGTTCGGTTCGGTGGGTTACGAGAGTGACCGCTTTGCCGGGTTTGATTACCGTTTGACCGAAGTGTTGGGCTACGGCCGACGCGTTATCAACCAAAGCAATCTGACGCTGGACCTGGAAGCAGGCCCAGGTGCGCGCCAGACCAAGTTCAAAACCGGCGATTCCGACAGTGAGTTGATCGGCCGTGTCGCGGGCAATCTGCTGTGGAAGCTCAGCCCAACGGCGTCGTTCACCCAAAACGTGACCAGCGATTTCGGCAGCAAATCTACGGTCACCCGCTCGATAACGGCGCTCACGGCACAGGTGGCGGGTAATCTGGCAATGAAGTTATCATTCACCGCAAGGCATATCTCCGATGTGCCTGTTGCGGCGAAGAAAACGGATACCGAAACTGCGGTGACCCTGGTGTATGGTTTTTAA
- the mscL gene encoding large-conductance mechanosensitive channel protein MscL encodes MSMLEEFKSFAVKGNVVDMAVGIIVGAAFGKIVSSFVEDVIMPPIGLLIGGVNFADLAITLQEATAGAAAVTVKYGKFLQTIIDFTIIAFAIFMAVKTINSMKKKEEAAPAAPPAPSAEERLLTEIRDLLQTK; translated from the coding sequence ATGAGCATGTTAGAAGAGTTTAAATCGTTTGCGGTCAAGGGCAACGTGGTCGATATGGCGGTGGGTATCATCGTCGGCGCGGCGTTCGGCAAGATTGTGTCGTCTTTTGTGGAAGATGTGATCATGCCGCCGATAGGCCTGCTGATCGGCGGGGTTAACTTCGCCGATCTGGCGATCACCTTGCAGGAGGCTACGGCAGGTGCGGCGGCGGTTACGGTGAAGTACGGAAAATTCCTTCAGACCATCATTGATTTTACGATTATCGCCTTTGCCATATTCATGGCGGTAAAGACCATCAACTCGATGAAGAAGAAGGAAGAGGCTGCACCGGCCGCTCCGCCCGCACCCTCTGCAGAAGAGCGGTTGCTGACGGAAATCAGGGATCTGCTACAGACCAAATAA
- a CDS encoding response regulator transcription factor, protein MRIALLEDDPDQVNLLQKWLHQADYICHVFGTGEHLLRDLGRDTFDLLIIDWELPGLSGIDVVTRIRERLDWHIPILFVTARDREEDIVQALEAGADDYMIKPVRQMEMLARLRALQRRSGGHEAVGFSPYRFDRANRTVTHGEQAVQLTSKEYELAEFLFRNTGRLLSRGHILESVWGQRADLNTRTVDTHVSLIRQKLDIGAHNGWQISTIYRHGYRLESTTDDVKPDA, encoded by the coding sequence TTGCGTATCGCACTCCTAGAAGATGACCCCGACCAGGTGAACCTGCTGCAGAAGTGGCTGCATCAAGCCGACTATATCTGTCATGTCTTTGGCACAGGTGAGCACTTGTTGCGCGACTTGGGGAGAGACACTTTTGATTTGCTGATAATTGATTGGGAACTCCCTGGCCTAAGTGGCATCGATGTGGTTACACGTATCCGCGAACGGCTGGACTGGCACATCCCCATTCTGTTTGTGACCGCACGCGACCGCGAGGAAGATATCGTACAAGCCCTGGAGGCAGGGGCGGATGACTATATGATCAAGCCGGTGCGGCAGATGGAAATGCTGGCCCGCCTCCGTGCGTTGCAGCGCCGCAGCGGCGGGCATGAAGCGGTGGGGTTTTCTCCATACCGGTTTGATCGCGCCAACCGCACTGTAACTCACGGCGAACAGGCAGTGCAGCTTACCTCCAAGGAGTACGAGCTTGCCGAATTCCTGTTCCGCAATACGGGGCGGTTACTTAGCCGCGGCCATATCCTGGAAAGCGTTTGGGGGCAGCGTGCCGATTTGAACACGCGCACCGTGGATACCCATGTTAGCCTGATCCGCCAGAAGCTGGACATCGGCGCACACAATGGATGGCAGATCAGCACAATCTACCGGCATGGCTACCGGCTGGAAAGCACCACGGACGACGTCAAACCAGACGCGTGA
- the sodB gene encoding superoxide dismutase [Fe], whose translation MVHALPELPYAKNALEPHISAETIEYHYGKHHQAYVNNLNNLIPGTEFENLSLEEIIMKSSGGVFNNAAQVWNHTFYWHCLSPNGGGEPSGALADAINKAFGSFDEFKKKFTQTAITTFGSGWAWLVQDKSGALSIVSTSNAATPMTAGQKALLTCDVWEHAYYVDYRNARPSYVDHFWSLVNWDFVAKNLAS comes from the coding sequence ATGGTACACGCATTGCCCGAACTGCCCTACGCCAAAAATGCCCTGGAACCCCACATATCGGCTGAAACCATCGAGTACCACTATGGCAAGCATCACCAAGCGTATGTCAACAACCTGAATAATCTCATTCCCGGCACCGAGTTCGAAAATCTCTCGCTGGAAGAAATCATCATGAAATCCTCCGGCGGCGTTTTCAATAATGCCGCGCAGGTGTGGAACCACACCTTCTATTGGCACTGCCTGAGCCCCAATGGCGGCGGCGAGCCTTCCGGGGCATTGGCTGATGCGATCAACAAAGCCTTTGGTTCATTTGATGAGTTCAAAAAGAAATTCACCCAAACCGCCATCACCACCTTCGGCTCCGGCTGGGCCTGGTTGGTGCAAGACAAGAGCGGCGCGCTCTCGATAGTCTCGACTTCCAACGCCGCCACCCCCATGACCGCCGGGCAAAAGGCGCTGCTCACCTGCGACGTGTGGGAGCATGCCTACTACGTTGATTACCGCAATGCGCGTCCCTCCTATGTCGATCACTTCTGGAGCCTGGTGAACTGGGATTTCGTGGCGAAGAATCTGGCTTCGTAA
- a CDS encoding acetylornithine transaminase, with protein sequence MNTYSRQPVSFERGAGVWLWDTQGNKYLDAFSGVSVCNLGHAHPAVAEAVCKQAAKLVHTSNHFGIPLQDELGTQLMRLSGMDKVFFGNSGAEANEAAIKIARLYGHRKGVAVPTIVVTEGSFHGRTLATLTATGNRKIQAGFEPLVQGFVRVPYDDLEALRIVARNSPNIVAVLVEPIQGEGGVNIPADDYLSGARALCDEHGWLMMLDEIQTGMGRTGEWFAWQHSGAAPDVMTLAKALGNGVPIGACLARGQAAEVLQPGSHGSTFGGNPLACAAALAVLKTMEQENLVAHAAAMGEYLLNGLARALGDCKHVTAIRGQGLMIGIELNRPCYALVHQARERGLLINVTAERVIRLLPPLILTEAEADMIVDHLAVLVRDFADAA encoded by the coding sequence ATGAACACATATTCCCGTCAGCCCGTCAGTTTTGAGCGCGGCGCGGGGGTGTGGTTATGGGATACGCAGGGCAATAAATATCTGGACGCCTTCAGCGGCGTTTCAGTCTGCAACCTCGGCCATGCCCATCCGGCGGTGGCCGAGGCCGTGTGCAAACAGGCCGCAAAGCTGGTGCATACCTCCAATCATTTTGGAATCCCCTTGCAGGACGAACTGGGGACGCAGCTGATGCGTCTGTCAGGCATGGACAAGGTATTTTTCGGCAATTCCGGTGCGGAGGCCAATGAGGCGGCGATCAAGATTGCGCGGCTCTATGGTCATCGCAAGGGCGTCGCTGTGCCCACTATCGTGGTGACCGAGGGCAGTTTCCACGGGCGCACCCTCGCCACGCTCACAGCCACCGGCAATCGCAAGATCCAGGCGGGGTTTGAACCGCTGGTGCAGGGTTTTGTGCGTGTCCCCTATGACGACCTGGAAGCGCTACGCATCGTTGCCCGCAACAGCCCCAACATTGTCGCCGTGCTGGTTGAGCCCATCCAGGGTGAGGGCGGCGTCAATATCCCCGCTGATGACTATCTGTCCGGCGCGCGCGCCCTGTGTGACGAGCATGGTTGGCTGATGATGCTTGATGAAATCCAGACCGGCATGGGCCGTACTGGCGAGTGGTTCGCCTGGCAGCACAGTGGTGCGGCGCCGGATGTCATGACGCTCGCCAAGGCGCTGGGCAATGGTGTGCCCATCGGCGCCTGCCTGGCGCGCGGCCAGGCCGCCGAGGTGCTGCAGCCTGGTTCGCATGGCTCCACCTTCGGTGGCAACCCGCTGGCGTGCGCTGCTGCGCTGGCCGTACTCAAAACCATGGAGCAGGAAAACCTGGTCGCGCACGCCGCGGCCATGGGGGAATACTTGCTCAACGGACTGGCACGCGCCTTGGGTGATTGCAAGCATGTCACTGCGATCCGTGGCCAGGGTTTGATGATCGGCATCGAACTCAATCGCCCCTGTTACGCCCTGGTGCATCAGGCGCGTGAGCGTGGGCTGTTGATCAATGTTACGGCAGAGCGGGTGATTCGCCTGCTGCCGCCGCTGATCCTCACCGAGGCTGAGGCGGACATGATCGTCGATCACCTGGCCGTGTTGGTCCGCGACTTCGCGGATGCCGCCTGA
- the argF gene encoding ornithine carbamoyltransferase: MAPRHFLTLTDLSPVELRALIQRAIELKAMQRAGKIYEPLKNKVLGMVFEKSSTRTRVSFETAMAQFGGSAIFLSPRDTQLGRGEPVEDTARVLSRMVDVIMIRTYAHELIERFAAHSRVPVINALTDQWHPCQLLADMQTWFEHRGDIQGKTVAWIGDGNNMCHTYISAARQFDFHLRIACPPGYEPDSAIMESGGGHVTLMRDAASAARNADLIVTDTWTSMGWEEEQEKRLRDFAAYQVNTGIMAHAKSDALFMHCLPAHRGEEVSAEVIDGPQSVVWDEAENRLHAQKALLELLLVHK, encoded by the coding sequence ATGGCCCCACGTCATTTTCTTACCTTAACGGATTTGAGCCCTGTCGAGCTTAGGGCGCTGATTCAGCGCGCGATTGAGCTCAAAGCGATGCAGCGCGCAGGAAAAATCTATGAGCCACTGAAAAACAAGGTGCTCGGCATGGTGTTCGAGAAATCCTCGACACGGACTCGCGTCTCATTCGAGACCGCCATGGCGCAGTTCGGCGGCAGCGCGATCTTTTTGTCCCCGCGCGACACCCAGCTTGGGCGCGGCGAGCCGGTGGAGGACACTGCGCGCGTGTTGTCGCGCATGGTGGACGTGATCATGATCCGCACCTATGCCCATGAACTCATCGAGCGTTTCGCCGCGCACTCACGTGTGCCGGTCATCAATGCCCTCACCGATCAATGGCATCCGTGCCAGTTGCTGGCCGACATGCAGACCTGGTTCGAGCACCGTGGTGATATCCAGGGTAAGACAGTGGCCTGGATCGGTGATGGCAACAACATGTGCCACACCTATATCAGCGCCGCCCGGCAGTTTGATTTTCACCTGCGCATTGCCTGCCCGCCGGGTTATGAGCCTGACAGCGCCATCATGGAATCCGGCGGCGGGCATGTCACGCTCATGCGCGATGCGGCATCTGCGGCGCGCAATGCCGACTTGATAGTCACCGACACCTGGACCAGCATGGGCTGGGAGGAAGAGCAGGAGAAGCGCCTGCGTGACTTTGCGGCGTATCAGGTCAATACCGGAATCATGGCTCACGCCAAGTCCGACGCCCTGTTTATGCACTGCCTGCCCGCCCATCGCGGCGAGGAAGTTAGCGCAGAAGTGATCGACGGGCCGCAGAGCGTGGTGTGGGATGAGGCGGAGAATCGCCTGCATGCACAAAAGGCGCTGCTTGAATTGTTGCTTGTACACAAATGA